The following is a genomic window from Staphylococcus saccharolyticus.
GACGAATGAAATCCGTGAAAATTACGAGTTATTTACATCGTTTAGAATGAATAGTATTATGCAGATTCTAACGTTAGTTTCAGTTATTTTTTCACCATTAACATTTATTGCAGGAGTTTATGGTATGAACTTTGACTACATTCCTGAATTGAAATGGCATTATGCTTATTTTATTTGTTTAGGAGTAATGCTCGTTATAACAATTATTTTGGTTATCTTCTTTAAAAGAAAAAATGGTTTTAAACCTAAAATTAAAGTTTAACTTATTTATACAAAGGTAGGTATTTCAATGAGTCACTCACTGAGAGAACAAAGAAAAAATGAACATGTGGAAATCGCAATGTCACAAAGTGATGCGATTCAGTCAGATTTTGATAAGGTAAGATTTGTTCATCATTCAATTCCAAGTATTAACGTAAATCAGGTTGATTTGACGAGTTATACAACACATTTTGACATGACATTACCTGTTTATATTAATGCGATGACAGGGGGCAGTGAATGGACTAAGCAAATTAACGAAAAGTTAGCTATAGTCGCACGTGAAACTGGTTTAGCTATGGCAGTAGGGTCAACTCATGCTGCATTACGTAATCCTAAAATGGCCGAATCATTTAATATAGTACGTAAAACGAATCCTGAAGGTGCTATTTTCAGTAATGTCGGTGCTGATGTACCTGTAGACAAAGCGTTACAAGCTGTTGAGCTTCTTGATGCTCAGGCGCTACAAATTCATGTGAATTCTCCTCAAGAATTAGTGATGCCAGAGGGTAACCGAGAATTTGCAACTTGGATGGGTAACATTGCAACGATTATTAATCGCATCAACGTCCCAGTTATCGTTAAAGAGGTTGGTTTTGGAATGAGTAAAGAAACATTTAAAGCATTATCTGAAATTGGCGTATCTTATGTAGATGTGAGCGGTCGAGGGGGGACTAATTTTGTAGAAATTGAAAATGAAAGACGATCCAATAAAGACATGAACTACTTATCTCAGTGGGGGCAATCAACAGTTGAATCTTTGCTTGAAAGTACAGATTATCAAGATCGAATAAATATTTTTGCTAGTGGTGGTTTACGCACACCTTTAGACGCAGTGAAATGTTTAGCGTTAGGCGCAAAAGCTGTTGGAATGTCACGTCCATTTTTAAATCAAGTTGAACAAACAGGTATCACAAATACGGTTGACTATGTTGAGTCATTTTTAAATCATATGAAAGAGATTATGACCATGTTGGATGCTCAAAATATTGAAGCCTTGCGACATAAAGACATTGTACTGAGTCCGGAATTGATGTCTTGGATAGAACAACGTGGTTTAGATTTTCACAGAAGGTAAATTATGACAAATAAACACCTCAAAAAGATATATATATATCTTTTTGAGGTGTTTAAGTTTATGAATACATTGCTTTTTAAAGTTGTTATTCGAGTGTATTAACCATTACATTAACTGAAAAATTGGATGAGGCCCATTACAATAATGACGTCTATTAAATCAATTAAAAATGCACCTACAATAGGGGACTACTAAATATGCTTTAGGTGAGTTGCCATATTTCTTAGTAATCACATCTAAATTAGCCGTTGCATTAGGCGTCGCGCCTAGCCCATGACCGATAAATCCACCGACCATTACTGCAGCATCATAATCTTTGCCAAGTCCTTTAAACAATATAAATATTGAAAATAGTATCATAAATATAACTTGTACAAGAACAATGATAATTAACGGGATTGCAAGTGAATAAATTTGAGTAAGTTGAATACTCATTAAAGCTAATGATAAAAAGATTCCTAATGAGATGTCACCGATTTGATCAGTAATTTTTAAATCAATAATGTTCCAACCAACTAACTCTGGTACATTATGTATAATAACAGCAATGAACATTAACCTACGTACATAGCAATATTTACACCTGTAAAGCCAGTAAATGTATGACCAATATAAGTACCTACTGCCATACAAAATACGAGTATAGAAAATTGTATAAAGAAAACTTGAATAGGTTTATATTTTGTATGTAAAGATTTATTATATTCCACTTCGCCATAGTTTTTAAATGAATCATCGCGATGTTCAGGCTTAAGATTGTAGCGTTTAATTAAAAATTTAACGATTGGTCCACCAATAAGACCACCGAATACGAGTCCAAGTGTTGCAGCTGCTAAAGCAGGAGTCACAGCTGAGTCAACTCCCATATCTTGTATTGTTTTACCATAAGCAGCCGCGTTTCCATGACCACCTTCCATCGACATTGAACCTGCTGTTAAGCCTAGTAATGGCTGTATATTTAAAACTTTAGCTAATGAAACACCGATAATATTTTGACTAATTGACATGATACCACAAAAAGTGAAGTATAAAAGCATGACTTTGCCACCAATTTTGAATAATTTCAATGATGCTCCGAGTCCAATTGTTGTGAAGAATGCGAGCATAAAGAAATTTTGAATAAATGCTGAATCAAGCTTGATTTTGATAATGTTAAAAGAATCAAGAACAGCCACTAGAATTGCGAAGATTAAGCCGCCTATTACAGGTGCTGGTATACAGATTCTCCTTAAGATTGAAACATGGTTAATAATCGTTTGACCGATTAAATATAAAACACATGCCAAACATAACGTTGTAATAGAATCTAGTTCTATCATTTTAAAACCCCCTTTGAATTCATCCCCTCAATGATGTTTATGTTACTCAGTTTAAAGCAATGTAAGCTTACAAAATCCCATATTAACTATTATACATTTGGAAATTAAATAAATCCAGTTTCCCAATTAATGATATATAACTTTATCATTTTAATATTTTTCTAATTTAAGGGTACAAATGTTATTAGCTGATCAAACATTTATAAATAAGTTTCACCTATTATCTTGCAATAAACAGTAGTGAGTGCTATATTACTGTTAACAACTACTGTGCATTGTTTAGTACCGAATAATACTTAAAGGAGGTAGATATATGAATGCGCAATTTAAGAAGGGGGCTTTAGAATTAATTGTCTTATTGATTATTAGAAAAGATGATCAGTATGGTTATTCACTTGTTCAGGACATTTCAAGATATATGACAATTGCCGAGGGTACTGTTTACCCATTGCTCAGACGTTTGGTAAAAAGTGGAGAACTTAGCACGTATTATCAACCTTCAACAGAAGGACCATCGAGAAAATATTATCAGTTGACTGAACAGGGATATGAAAGATTAGAGCAACTTAAAGAAGATTGGGTAGTGTTTTCACAAGCAGTTAATCAATTTATAAAGGAAAGTGATTCCAGTGAATAAAAATGAGTACTTAAAAGAACTCAAAAAACATTTAAAGCATATTAATAAAGAAGAACGAGAGGATATTTTAAATGAGTATGAAACGCATTTTTATAGTGGGCAACAAGAGGGCAAATCAGAAGCACAAATATCTAATGAATTAGGTTACCCTAAAGCAATTGGTAAGGAATTAAATGCATCAGTTGCGATTGAAAAAGCGCATCAAAGCAATTCAATTTTAAATATTTTTTCTGCAATTGTTGCAGTTATGGGTGTAAGTCTACTTAATTTTTTTGTCATACTAGTTCCTGCATTATTACTATTAATGGTAGTACTTACGCTGGTGATTTTTACATTAATATCTCTCGTTACACCAATCATATTATTAGTAAAAGTATTCCTAGATGGTTTTCATTCAATTATTCTCTATGATGTATACATGACTGGATTAATGTTTGGTCTAGGGCTGATGCTTATCGTTGTCACATTTTATATTATCAAATGGTTATATATCTTAATAGTGAAATATTTGAGATGGAATGTAACCATTATTAAGTCATGAAAAAGTTCTTAATTGTCTTATTCTCAATAGGTTTAGTACTAACAGTTATTTGCAGTATTGGTGTTTATGTACAAGGAAAAAAACTGGATAAAGATGATAGATATAATGAGAAAGCAACAACAAATTTGTCGGAAACCTATCATACTTCTCTTAACAATATAGATATTGATGCAGAAGTAAGTGATGTTACTGTTAAAAAAGGTAATGAATTTGCAATCCTATCTAAAGGTGATGACAAAAAAATTAAGGTAAATAGTAAAGTGAATCACCATCAATGGAAAATTTCAGAGTATCAAACGAGTACAAATATCAATTTTAGAATGCAAGGAAATGTTTATAATCACATCATTATAATAGTACCCCAAAATATAAACAATATTAACATACCGGTTCGGGTAGTTTAAAAGTTCTAGGGATAACTTCAAAAAATGCTCATTTCAAGACAGAAGATAGAGATCTTTCAATTAAAAATGGTCAGTACGACTCAATAAGAATAAATAGTGAAGTTGGTAATATACAAACTCAAAATGTTAAATTTAAACATGCAAAAGTAGATAATGAAAATGGGAATATTTTAATGAAAAATCTTCAATCTGGCATTTCCCTTGATGCAAAAATGAGGATGGAGATATTGAATTGTATTATAAAGAAGATCCGCATAATACTCTATTATAAACTAAAAATGAAGATGGAGAAACAATTATTACTAATCGTGCTTTGAAACATATAAAGGCTGGTAAGGGTCAACATTTAGTTAAGCTTTCAAATGATAGTGGAGATATTAAAGTTAAATAAAACTTAGTCAGCGAGGGACATTCATAAAATTGTTCCTCGCTTTAACTTTACTTCCATGTATCATCTGGATGTTGAAATTCTGATTTACGCATTCTAGACACGTATGGATTGCCTTTAACAGTATAGCGTAATGGTTTATGAGTCCATTCTCCTTTATTAGGAATGCCAATTCTACCACTTTCAATGATGTCTTTAGGATATTTACGATGTTTAATATCGATAGAAAGGCGACAATCGTTAAGCATTGAGCCATCAATTGCTCGAGGAATATTGAAAGCTTTCGTCCATTTTCCTGGTCCGTTAGTTAATTCAAATCCGGATTTGCCACGATTCTGTTTCATAGCTTCAATACCATCTTCAGGTTCAATAGCACGTATAAGTACACCTTCAGGCACCCCTTTTGGTCGAGTGACGAAATTAATTAACAAATGGGTATGCATCACATGGGCATAAATCGTACCACCATTTTTATATAATGAAGTAACCTTGGGTGTTTGTTTACCTTTATAACCATGTGCTGCCTTATCTTTTAATCCTAAATAAGCTTCAGTTTCCACGATGTAACCTGAATAAGTTTTAAGTTCATCTTGAAATATAATTTTTACGCCTAATAAATTCTGAGCAGTTTGAGTTGTCAATTGATTGATAAAATCCAAAAATATCATCTCACTTTAAAATATATTTCTTTTTCTTTATAAAAAATAGTGAATCGGAATAATAAATTTAAAATTAGTATTTTTAATAAAATAATTGTTTGATATACTGAAATTAATTATTTCAATAAAAATTAACTCTTATTAATGTACCAAAAAAGTAAGTTGATTTAAAACTTTTGAAATTAAGATACAGAGAAAAGGAGCATATTAAATGCAAAATGAAGTCAGTTTTGGGAGAGCTTTAAAATTATTTTGGAGTAATTATGTTAACTTTAAAGGGCGCTCAAGACGTTGTGAATATTGGTTCGCAATATTATGGAACCTTATATTTTTGAGCTCTGCTATCATAGGAGTATTTATAGGATTTTCTATCATGGAAGTAGGTAGTGCTTATAATGATGAGGCAATTTTAGGTCTTGACGGTTTAATTTTTTATCTTAGCAGGAATTTATATATGTACTTGCGACATTCATTCCTAATCTAGCTTTGACTACAAGACGATTACATGATAGAAGAAATATGTCCATGACTATTGCTATCATTTCAATTGTAATGGGCTTTTTGTTAGGACTGTTATCAACGATATTTAATTTGAATGAACCAATCATTGCCGTTTTGTACTTTATTGTATATTTCATAAGTCTAGTATTATCTATTATTATGTTCGTAATAAGTTGTTTAGATAGTAAAAGAGAAACTAATAAATATGGACCGAGTCCAAAGTACTATAAACATGATATTAATTTCCAAGGAGAGAATCATAATACTGTGAGTAAACTTAAAAAAGATAATTAAAATGATAATGCGACTTCATTGTGAAGTCGCATTTATACTTATAACGTATAATATGTATGTGAAGTAGCGTGTTTAATATAATTGCTATAAGTATGTTAAATTTATTCAAAATGAAGGGCAACTAATATTTGATTTGTGGAGGTCAGTGTATGATTAGTACGTTATTTAACATAGATAATGAATTTCAGTTCCAATATATTAATCATTTTTTAGTTAAACTACAAGCTATTACATTGATTTTCATGGCAGTAATAGTTTATTTTGAAATGATGCTTGATATTGAAAGGTCATATTTGTCACCTTTTTAATAGGAATTATCATGATTGGCATGATATTAATTTGTTTAATGACGATGAAAAGTTACATGGAAAAACCTAGGCCAATTTTTGTAAATATACGACAAGAAATAAAGCGACTGAAACGTAAGAGTAAAATAAGAAGAATCTTTTTTATAGCTTGTGTTTTTATTTACATTGGTGTCATAACATATGTCATCGTGCATTACATCACACATTCATCTATGAAACCAAATTTGTCGAGTATCTCATTTTCTTAATACCTCTGTTGTTACTCTATTGATGATAAAAGAATTCAACCGTCTACTCAATTTAAATCATCTGAAAAGAATAGAAAGAATAAGGTAAGCCCAATCTTAAAATTGATACCACAATATATATTTAGTGATAATTTTCAAAGAACGATGATTGAAATTGAATACGCCAAAAATTTTGTTTGGGTTGCACCAACATTGATAAGCTTGAACTTTTTTAGGTTCCGGTTCTTTAATATATGCGATTGGCTGTTTCATATGATTTGCCGCTTCTTGTAGTGTTTCGTATGCATTGCCTACATTAGCACCTAACATTGCAGCACCTAAAGCAGTAGCGTTGGATGATTCTAGAACGACTACTTTTTTATTTAAAATATTGGCATAAATTTCAACTAATAATTTACTTTTTTGCGGAATGCCTCCTGAAGCATAAACAGTATGTACCGGAATCTGATTATCTTCAAATTGTTTCATAATCATTTTAGTACCAAATGCGGTAGCCTCAATATAAGCACGATGAATCATTTCATAAGGTGTGTGAAGTGTGAGACCAAAAATACTTCCAGATAAATGACTATCACTTAAAATACTATGGTTACCATTAAACCAATCTAAAATAACACCATGTTGATCTTCGACTGCTATATTGCTTGCTAGGCATTCTAAGTATTCAAGAATAGGGATGTCTTTTTCTTGAGCTTTATCAATAATAGTTTTAGGAGCATGAAGTTTTGAATAGTTAAATAAATCACCCACAGCGGGTTGACCAGCTTCATAGGCATATAAGCCGGGAATAATAGCATCTTTAACAGAACCTGTAATGGCAGGGATAGGCAATTGTTTAGAATCTAACATTAAATGACATGTGCTTGTTCCAATAACAACAGTAAATTCACCCTCTTCAATGGCACCAACCCCTAGAACATCTGCATGTGCATCAATCATATAAGGCGAAATGTTTACTTTATGACTGAGCCCCCATAATTGTTGATAATGATTAGCTAAACAACCAGCACTCTCACCTATATTGATTACAGGTGCTTCACATTTTTCTTTTATAATTTGAGGAAGGTCAGCATCGACACGTTTGAAGAAGTTGTAATTAAAACCTGTTTCTTCATTCCAAAATCCTTTAAATCCAATTCCACAATTTGAGTGAATATTACGATCTGTCAGTAAACAGGTGATATAGTCACCTGCTTCCATAATATATGAAGCTTTTTTTAGAATCTCCGGTGCTTGATGTTTGACTTCTAAAATTTTAGGCACCATCCATTCACTATTTACACTTGAGCCATAATAGTCTAACCACGTTTTATTTACTTGTCTATTTGTTTGTATCATCTGTGTAGCTTCATCCTGTACACCATGATGTTTCCACAATTTAACATAGGCATGAGGATTTGCTTTTAGTTCTTCTGACGATGTAATGGTTGGAAATATTCATCTAAAAATACAATTGTACAACTCGTAAAATCGACACCAATACCTACAACATCTTGTTTATTCACTGGACTATTCTCTAAAACATGGTGAACACCATGTTCTAGAATATGAAGATAATCATCTGCATTTTGTAAAAAATAATGATGAGGTAACGGTTTTCCATATAAAGATTCGGAATATGTGCCATATGCATAATGTTCTTCATAACTTGATATTATACGACCATTTGAAGTATCCACTAAGATAACTCTCCCAGAAGCGATACCAAAATCAATACCTATACTGTAGCTCATGTAATCATTCTCCTTTATTTTGATAAACGTACAAACGCATGATAGTTACTGTCTTATTGTATTTTTTATAATAATTAAATTTTACAATAATGAAAGTGTTTACAAAAATATTTTGATGGCTTGTCTTTGACTGAATACATAAATAATCATCATTTATTTTTAAAATCTATGGAATAATAAGTGAAAAAGTGTAACAATATGTAAGTGAAACATTGTCGATATAGTGATTATACCTCATTGTAATAGATTATTTTAAACGGTCTAGGGGTTTCCTTATAACATGTGTGTAAAGTCATATCTTTTTATATGAATAGATGAGTATGACTTAAAATAAATGTCATTTAATATGATTGTGATTAAGGGAAGGGCAATGATATTGGTGAAAATTGAATGATAGTGATGACGATATATTGATAATATGAGGTCTTGCATTCAATTTAAATCGAAAGTATAAAAAGTAAATGTAAACATAAAATATTGACGATATGCCCCCTAAAAATGGGGATATTTGTAGTTCAAGAATGTTTAATACGAGTATCCACAATTCCTAATTGTTTATGTAATTGATACTTTAAAACATATCGATATGTAGGAGTTAATTTAACGAGGTTGAAAGGGAGATTATGTAATGATATTTGAAGTTGAGCATCAAAGACATGATGTTGATTTAATTAAAATTGATAATGATGAAACTAAAATTGTATTTACGAATTATGGTGCTAGAATTGTTTCTTGGAAGTATCATGATAATAATATAGTCTTGGGTAATGTGGTGGAAGCGGATGAATTCTATTTTGCTGATCCATTTAATTTTGGTGCTACTATAGGACGCTATGCAGGTAGAATTGCAAGTGCCTCTTTTGAGTTAGATGGTCGAACATATCAATTAGAAACGAATGATGGTGCTAATCATTTACACGGCGGAGAGAATGGATTGAATCGGCGTATCTTTGATTATGAAGTGATTGATGAGATTGGACAAATCAAAATTATTTTTACAACAACGATTAAAGAAGAGGAAGACCATTACCCAGGTGATATGACCATCAAGGTCACGCATACTTATGATGCTGATCATAAGTGGACAGTCCAATATGAAGCGGAATCAACTAAAAAAACATTATTTAATCCATCCAATCATGTATATTTCAATTTGAATCGGGACAATAATGCAGTAGATAATCATAGTATGAGGAGTTCTTCTTTAAAAATGTATGTATTAGATGATCAACATATTATCAAAGGTGATCAACCACTTGATTTACATCAAATAATTGATGAGGAAAAGATATTATTCAAAGATATATTTGAAAGTAATCATAAAGTGCTAAAACAACAAATGCTACATTACAAGGGGTTAGACCATCCTTTTGAATTTGGAGATTATGAGCTTTTAATCGATAATTCAGAATTTGAGCTTAAAATTAATACAGATATGCCTAACTTTGTAATGTTTACATTTAATGATCCTCAAAGTTGGGAAAGTGAATTTAATATTTATAAATCACATTCTGGATTTTCAGTAGAAACTCAATACTTACCTAACGATATTAATATGTTTGGGGGTGATGCACAATCTATATTAGAGTCGCATACACCATTTATATCGAAAACAAGTTTTCAAATTAATGAAAAATCATCTTTAAAATAGTTGAATATTAGATTATGAATAAAATTGAACGGTGTATTTAAATAAACGTTATTTTTTTAATTATTACTTGACTAAACGTAGGAAGGGGAGTGGGATAGAAGTCGTATTGAATTTGTTGTCCCACCCCGGCAACGAACCCCAACATAAAGAACTTCACTCAGAAATTCTTTATGTTGGGACTCCAGGACTAGAATTGAAAAAAGCTTGATGTAAGCGCATTTTCAATTCGGTTATCGACTGTCAATAGTTAAAACTACCTGAGACATTGATAGATGTTCCAGGGTCTTTTTATATTAATATGATTGAGCTTCAAATTAGAAATTTATTCTGTTTCAACACGAGCTTTCATTTTATGAAGTTGTTCTAATCTAGAAGGTGATAGGTAAGGATTTTGAAGTGCATAATTGATTTGTTTTAAATTTTTACGATCATTGTAATAGAGTTCATTTAAATCTTGTACACTTAAAAGTGTAGTATTATCAGCTTTTTTGATAAGTTCCAGATTGTCGTTGTCGTTGACATAACCTTCTTTAATTACTCTAAAGTAGAAACCTGTTTTTCCTGATTGAGACATGCGCTTAATTAAATTCGGAATATCGTATTTAGCTTGAATTTTCCAACAAGGTTCTCTTATTTCTGAAACTTCAATTATTGCTTCTCCAAGTTGATATTGATTGCCAAAATAAACGTTGCTTTCATCTAGATGCTCAACCGTTAAATTTTCACCAAACATGGCATAGTCTGGTAATTCAGAAAGCTCATCTTTGTACATTGTATAATTTGATTTGCTGAAACAACAAACAGCCTTATGTGGGCCACCATGCCCTTCATAAGCTTGCTCATCCTCTATAAATCCTAATTTAGATAACCACATTTGACCTTTAAAAGGAGATTTATCTAATGCAGAACGCATTGT
Proteins encoded in this region:
- the fni gene encoding type 2 isopentenyl-diphosphate Delta-isomerase, with protein sequence MSHSLREQRKNEHVEIAMSQSDAIQSDFDKVRFVHHSIPSINVNQVDLTSYTTHFDMTLPVYINAMTGGSEWTKQINEKLAIVARETGLAMAVGSTHAALRNPKMAESFNIVRKTNPEGAIFSNVGADVPVDKALQAVELLDAQALQIHVNSPQELVMPEGNREFATWMGNIATIINRINVPVIVKEVGFGMSKETFKALSEIGVSYVDVSGRGGTNFVEIENERRSNKDMNYLSQWGQSTVESLLESTDYQDRINIFASGGLRTPLDAVKCLALGAKAVGMSRPFLNQVEQTGITNTVDYVESFLNHMKEIMTMLDAQNIEALRHKDIVLSPELMSWIEQRGLDFHRR
- a CDS encoding PadR family transcriptional regulator; protein product: MNAQFKKGALELIVLLIIRKDDQYGYSLVQDISRYMTIAEGTVYPLLRRLVKSGELSTYYQPSTEGPSRKYYQLTEQGYERLEQLKEDWVVFSQAVNQFIKESDSSE
- a CDS encoding HAAS signaling domain-containing protein produces the protein MNKNEYLKELKKHLKHINKEEREDILNEYETHFYSGQQEGKSEAQISNELGYPKAIGKELNASVAIEKAHQSNSILNIFSAIVAVMGVSLLNFFVILVPALLLLMVVLTLVIFTLISLVTPIILLVKVFLDGFHSIILYDVYMTGLMFGLGLMLIVVTFYIIKWLYILIVKYLRWNVTIIKS
- a CDS encoding DUF4097 family beta strand repeat-containing protein — protein: MTSKNAHFKTEDRDLSIKNGQYDSIRINSEVGNIQTQNVKFKHAKVDNENGNILMKNLQSGISLDAKMRMEILNCIIKKIRIILYYKLKMKMEKQLLLIVL
- a CDS encoding DNA-3-methyladenine glycosylase, coding for MDFINQLTTQTAQNLLGVKIIFQDELKTYSGYIVETEAYLGLKDKAAHGYKGKQTPKVTSLYKNGGTIYAHVMHTHLLINFVTRPKGVPEGVLIRAIEPEDGIEAMKQNRGKSGFELTNGPGKWTKAFNIPRAIDGSMLNDCRLSIDIKHRKYPKDIIESGRIGIPNKGEWTHKPLRYTVKGNPYVSRMRKSEFQHPDDTWK
- a CDS encoding DUF805 domain-containing protein, translated to MTTRRLHDRRNMSMTIAIISIVMGFLLGLLSTIFNLNEPIIAVLYFIVYFISLVLSIIMFVISCLDSKRETNKYGPSPKYYKHDINFQGENHNTVSKLKKDN
- a CDS encoding aldose epimerase family protein, with the translated sequence MIFEVEHQRHDVDLIKIDNDETKIVFTNYGARIVSWKYHDNNIVLGNVVEADEFYFADPFNFGATIGRYAGRIASASFELDGRTYQLETNDGANHLHGGENGLNRRIFDYEVIDEIGQIKIIFTTTIKEEEDHYPGDMTIKVTHTYDADHKWTVQYEAESTKKTLFNPSNHVYFNLNRDNNAVDNHSMRSSSLKMYVLDDQHIIKGDQPLDLHQIIDEEKILFKDIFESNHKVLKQQMLHYKGLDHPFEFGDYELLIDNSEFELKINTDMPNFVMFTFNDPQSWESEFNIYKSHSGFSVETQYLPNDINMFGGDAQSILESHTPFISKTSFQINEKSSLK
- a CDS encoding MOSC domain-containing protein, which translates into the protein MIKVYAISTGKIKKLPYSKKKTMRSALDKSPFKGQMWLSKLGFIEDEQAYEGHGGPHKAVCCFSKSNYTMYKDELSELPDYAMFGENLTVEHLDESNVYFGNQYQLGEAIIEVSEIREPCWKIQAKYDIPNLIKRMSQSGKTGFYFRVIKEGYVNDNDNLELIKKADNTTLLSVQDLNELYYNDRKNLKQINYALQNPYLSPSRLEQLHKMKARVETE